The following coding sequences lie in one Helicoverpa armigera isolate CAAS_96S chromosome 8, ASM3070526v1, whole genome shotgun sequence genomic window:
- the LOC110372206 gene encoding zinc finger protein 605 isoform X3 — MCMPTPNNVSGFGGYSWGFTSSADLTKGEVETPSSLSYTLGNTVSPETTLTVMSHKTPQVQEKVGAVTVAVSNAGAQLTRVVTTGTPVSGRRAMFVVNDAAAHTLNRVSQQNQTTTIHTNLAAKPFMTPIGPIQLTAEECNEILMKRALQAQGIATPVIDASQLNHTLLNGGLKSLAEATAQQTQAETIQTTTVHQHHLLHTKQEPGTANNSPKTVYSQTELMNTNSVMTTAPPAAVKERPYGCDECGKSFLLKHHLTTHARVHTGERPHVCAHCGKAFARKHCLNTHLLLHSAQRPYRCHECKMAFTLKHHLVTHSRVHSRERPFVCNECGRGFPLKRHLVTHSKYHAGERPYVCSDCGESFAQKEHLVMHSRFHGSLSPYVCGDCGLTFARKFQLVNHGRVHGRVPHACPVCGKEFLQKRTLVTHMKIHTGEGAVACLECGEAFKCKSELQQHCKITRHCLTTSQSQQQQQQQQQQQQQQQQQQQQAQQQAQQQAQQQAQQQAQQQAQQQQQQQQQQQQQQQATVIKQDDFKPQIVQVIGADGQIVSEKSPGYACPECGSCFNTKEALSLHVRLHAGDRTCVTDLCALTAALQPGLVAAHQQHSFIVPDQPIQIISSNPNNVVHTQVIAANHQITAPRPKIHFCGDCGKGFAAKHGLLAHQRRHPDGSCTLRTHVCDQCGKAFFQKNHLMLHQRQHMDLPPRNSQPVNTSQQAAQQAAQQAAQQAQQVQQQVQQQVQQQQQHQQQVQHQNSLEMDQQDHQQATHIQVVTNRSGQVIGNQIVVGGLGTRRLVTPLQLLGRDVKPLAHLTHKHNQRQHTTSGDAKEVGGLVLSAGRTGLIKYEISLPPPTSVVQVQQLD; from the exons atgTGTATGCCAACTCCTAATAATGTTTCGGGCTTCGGAGGCTACTCGTGGGGATTCACGAGTTCGGCAGATCTCACGAAGGGCGAAGTGGAAACACCGAGTAGCTTGAGTTATACATTGGGGAATACG GTGTCCCCAGAAACAACCCTGACGGTTATGTCCCACAAGACACCGCAAGTCCAAGAAAAAGTAGGTGCGGTTACAGTAGCAGTTTCAAATGCAGGGGCTCAACTAACAAGGGTTGTGACTACGGGCACACCGGTGTCAGGAAGACGAGCTATGTTTGTAGTGAACGATGCTGCGGCACATACGTTGAATAGAGTCTCACAGCAAAACCAGACTACTACTATTCATA CGAACTTAGCAGCTAAGCCGTTTATGACACCAATAGGTCCAATCCAGTTGACTGCTGAAGAATGCAACGAAATTTTGATGAAGAGGGCGTTACAAGCTCAGGGGATTGCCACGCCAGTCATTGATGCGTCGCAACTGAACCATACGTTGTTAAACGGAGGGTTGAAGAGCCTGGCTGAAGCGACGGCACAGCAAACCCAGGCGGAGACCATTCAAACCACGACGGTTCATCAGCATCACTTGTTGCATACGAAACAGGAGCCGGGGACGGCGAATAATTCGCCTAAA ACGGTGTATTCGCAGACGGAGCTCATGAACACCAACTCGGTGATGACCACAGCGCCCCCTGCCGCGGTGAAGGAGCGACCTTACGGCTGCGACGAGTGCGGCAAATCCTTCCTACTGAAGCACCATCTTACTACCCACGCTAGAGTACATACAG GTGAAAGGCCCCATGTCTGCGCTCATTGCGGCAAGGCGTTTGCGAGGAAACACTGCCTGAATACGCATTTGCTGTTGCACTCGGCCCAGAGGCCGTATAGGTGTCACGAGTGTAAGATGGCGTTTACCTTGAAACATCATCTTGTTACGCATTCTAGG GTGCACAGTCGGGAACGTCCGTTCGTATGCAACGAGTGCGGGCGCGGGTTCCCGCTGAAGCGGCACCTCGTGACGCACAGCAAGTACCACGCCGGCGAGCGGCCCTACGTCTGCAGCGACTGCGGGGAGAGTTTTGCGCAGAag GAGCACCTAGTAATGCACAGCCGCTTCCACGGCTCGCTGTCCCCGTACGTGTGCGGCGACTGCGGGCTGACGTTCGCGCGCAAGTTCCAGCTCGTCAACCACGGCCGCGTGCACGGCCGCGTGCCCCACGCCTGCCCCGTCTGCGGCAAGGAGTTCCTGCAGAAGCGGACGCTCGTCACGCACATGAA AATTCACACCGGAGAAGGAGCAGTAGCATGCTTAGAATGCGGCGAGGCCTTCAAATGCAAATCAGAGTTACAACAACACTGCAAAATAACGCGGCACTGTCTCACCACAAGCCAATCGCAACAGCAAcagcagcaacaacagcaacagcaacaacaacagcagcaaCAGCAACAACAAGCGCAGCAACAAGCCCAACAACAGGCGCAGCAACAAGCGCAACAACAAGCGCAGCAACAGGcccaacaacaacaacaacagcagcagcaacagcaacaacagcaacaaGCAACTGTGATAAAACAAGATGACTTTAAACCGCAAATTGTACAG gtaataGGCGCAGACGGACAAATAGTTTCAGAGAAGTCGCCCGGCTACGCGTGTCCTGAGTGTGGATCTTGTTTTAACACTAAG GAGGCGTTATCCCTGCACGTCCGTCTACACGCGGGTGACCGCACGTGCGTCACGGACTTATGTGCTTTGACAGCCGCCTTACAACCAGGCCTTGTTGCCGCACATCAACAGCATA GTTTCATAGTTCCAGACCAGCCTATACAGATAATTTCTTCGAACCCCAACAATGTAGTGCATACTCAAGTTATAGCTGCG AATCATCAAATAACGGCTCCCAGACCGAAGATCCACTTTTGTGGAGACTGCGGGAAGGGATTCGCGGCTAAACATGGACTATTAGCGCATCAAAGGAG ACATCCAGACGGCAGCTGCACACTACGTACCCACGTGTGCGATCAGTGCGGGAAGGCGTTCTTCCAGAAGAACCACCTCATGCTGCACCAGCGACAGCACATGGACCTGCCGCCTAGAAAT AGTCAACCAGTAAACACATCGCAACAAGCGGCGCAACAAGCCGCCCAACAGGCCGCGCAACAAGCGCAACAAGTACAGCAACAAGTGCAACAACAGGTgcaacaacagcaacagcaCCAACAACAGGTGCAACACCAGAACAGTCTCGAAATGGACCAGCAGGACCATCAGCAGGCCACGCATATACAAGTT GTAACAAACAGATCAGGTCAGGTGATCGGCAACCAGATAGTGGTGGGTGGGCTGGGCACGCGGCGGCTGGTGACGCCGCTGCAGCTGCTCGGCCGCGACGTCAAGCCGCTCGCGCATCTCACGCACAAGCACAACCAGAGGCAGCATACCACCAG TGGTGACGCGAAAGAAGTAGGAGGCCTCGTGCTCTCAGCGGGTCGGACAGGCCTCATCAAGTACGAGATCTCCCTCCCGCCCCCCACGTCCGTAGTGCAAGTGCAACAATTGGATTGA
- the LOC110372206 gene encoding zinc finger protein 605 isoform X1: MCMPTPNNVSGFGGYSWGFTSSADLTKGEVETPSSLSYTLGNTVSPETTLTVMSHKTPQVQEKVGAVTVAVSNAGAQLTRVVTTGTPVSGRRAMFVVNDAAAHTLNRVSQQNQTTTIHTNLAAKPFMTPIGPIQLTAEECNEILMKRALQAQGIATPVIDASQLNHTLLNGGLKSLAEATAQQTQAETIQTTTVHQHHLLHTKQEPGTANNSPKTVYSQTELMNTNSVMTTAPPAAVKERPYGCDECGKSFLLKHHLTTHARVHTGERPHVCAHCGKAFARKHCLNTHLLLHSAQRPYRCHECKMAFTLKHHLVTHSRVHSRERPFVCNECGRGFPLKRHLVTHSKYHAGERPYVCSDCGESFAQKEHLVMHSRFHGSLSPYVCGDCGLTFARKFQLVNHGRVHGRVPHACPVCGKEFLQKRTLVTHMKIHTGEGAVACLECGEAFKCKSELQQHCKITRHCLTTSQSQQQQQQQQQQQQQQQQQQQQAQQQAQQQAQQQAQQQAQQQAQQQQQQQQQQQQQQQATVIKQDDFKPQIVQVIGADGQIVSEKSPGYACPECGSCFNTKEALSLHVRLHAGDRTCVTDLCALTAALQPGLVAAHQQHSFIVPDQPIQIISSNPNNVVHTQVIAAQNHQITAPRPKIHFCGDCGKGFAAKHGLLAHQRRHPDGSCTLRTHVCDQCGKAFFQKNHLMLHQRQHMDLPPRNSQPVNTSQQAAQQAAQQAAQQAQQVQQQVQQQVQQQQQHQQQVQHQNSLEMDQQDHQQATHIQVVTNRSGQVIGNQIVVGGLGTRRLVTPLQLLGRDVKPLAHLTHKHNQRQHTTSGDAKEVGGLVLSAGRTGLIKYEISLPPPTSVVQVQQLD; this comes from the exons atgTGTATGCCAACTCCTAATAATGTTTCGGGCTTCGGAGGCTACTCGTGGGGATTCACGAGTTCGGCAGATCTCACGAAGGGCGAAGTGGAAACACCGAGTAGCTTGAGTTATACATTGGGGAATACG GTGTCCCCAGAAACAACCCTGACGGTTATGTCCCACAAGACACCGCAAGTCCAAGAAAAAGTAGGTGCGGTTACAGTAGCAGTTTCAAATGCAGGGGCTCAACTAACAAGGGTTGTGACTACGGGCACACCGGTGTCAGGAAGACGAGCTATGTTTGTAGTGAACGATGCTGCGGCACATACGTTGAATAGAGTCTCACAGCAAAACCAGACTACTACTATTCATA CGAACTTAGCAGCTAAGCCGTTTATGACACCAATAGGTCCAATCCAGTTGACTGCTGAAGAATGCAACGAAATTTTGATGAAGAGGGCGTTACAAGCTCAGGGGATTGCCACGCCAGTCATTGATGCGTCGCAACTGAACCATACGTTGTTAAACGGAGGGTTGAAGAGCCTGGCTGAAGCGACGGCACAGCAAACCCAGGCGGAGACCATTCAAACCACGACGGTTCATCAGCATCACTTGTTGCATACGAAACAGGAGCCGGGGACGGCGAATAATTCGCCTAAA ACGGTGTATTCGCAGACGGAGCTCATGAACACCAACTCGGTGATGACCACAGCGCCCCCTGCCGCGGTGAAGGAGCGACCTTACGGCTGCGACGAGTGCGGCAAATCCTTCCTACTGAAGCACCATCTTACTACCCACGCTAGAGTACATACAG GTGAAAGGCCCCATGTCTGCGCTCATTGCGGCAAGGCGTTTGCGAGGAAACACTGCCTGAATACGCATTTGCTGTTGCACTCGGCCCAGAGGCCGTATAGGTGTCACGAGTGTAAGATGGCGTTTACCTTGAAACATCATCTTGTTACGCATTCTAGG GTGCACAGTCGGGAACGTCCGTTCGTATGCAACGAGTGCGGGCGCGGGTTCCCGCTGAAGCGGCACCTCGTGACGCACAGCAAGTACCACGCCGGCGAGCGGCCCTACGTCTGCAGCGACTGCGGGGAGAGTTTTGCGCAGAag GAGCACCTAGTAATGCACAGCCGCTTCCACGGCTCGCTGTCCCCGTACGTGTGCGGCGACTGCGGGCTGACGTTCGCGCGCAAGTTCCAGCTCGTCAACCACGGCCGCGTGCACGGCCGCGTGCCCCACGCCTGCCCCGTCTGCGGCAAGGAGTTCCTGCAGAAGCGGACGCTCGTCACGCACATGAA AATTCACACCGGAGAAGGAGCAGTAGCATGCTTAGAATGCGGCGAGGCCTTCAAATGCAAATCAGAGTTACAACAACACTGCAAAATAACGCGGCACTGTCTCACCACAAGCCAATCGCAACAGCAAcagcagcaacaacagcaacagcaacaacaacagcagcaaCAGCAACAACAAGCGCAGCAACAAGCCCAACAACAGGCGCAGCAACAAGCGCAACAACAAGCGCAGCAACAGGcccaacaacaacaacaacagcagcagcaacagcaacaacagcaacaaGCAACTGTGATAAAACAAGATGACTTTAAACCGCAAATTGTACAG gtaataGGCGCAGACGGACAAATAGTTTCAGAGAAGTCGCCCGGCTACGCGTGTCCTGAGTGTGGATCTTGTTTTAACACTAAG GAGGCGTTATCCCTGCACGTCCGTCTACACGCGGGTGACCGCACGTGCGTCACGGACTTATGTGCTTTGACAGCCGCCTTACAACCAGGCCTTGTTGCCGCACATCAACAGCATA GTTTCATAGTTCCAGACCAGCCTATACAGATAATTTCTTCGAACCCCAACAATGTAGTGCATACTCAAGTTATAGCTGCG CAGAATCATCAAATAACGGCTCCCAGACCGAAGATCCACTTTTGTGGAGACTGCGGGAAGGGATTCGCGGCTAAACATGGACTATTAGCGCATCAAAGGAG ACATCCAGACGGCAGCTGCACACTACGTACCCACGTGTGCGATCAGTGCGGGAAGGCGTTCTTCCAGAAGAACCACCTCATGCTGCACCAGCGACAGCACATGGACCTGCCGCCTAGAAAT AGTCAACCAGTAAACACATCGCAACAAGCGGCGCAACAAGCCGCCCAACAGGCCGCGCAACAAGCGCAACAAGTACAGCAACAAGTGCAACAACAGGTgcaacaacagcaacagcaCCAACAACAGGTGCAACACCAGAACAGTCTCGAAATGGACCAGCAGGACCATCAGCAGGCCACGCATATACAAGTT GTAACAAACAGATCAGGTCAGGTGATCGGCAACCAGATAGTGGTGGGTGGGCTGGGCACGCGGCGGCTGGTGACGCCGCTGCAGCTGCTCGGCCGCGACGTCAAGCCGCTCGCGCATCTCACGCACAAGCACAACCAGAGGCAGCATACCACCAG TGGTGACGCGAAAGAAGTAGGAGGCCTCGTGCTCTCAGCGGGTCGGACAGGCCTCATCAAGTACGAGATCTCCCTCCCGCCCCCCACGTCCGTAGTGCAAGTGCAACAATTGGATTGA
- the LOC110372206 gene encoding zinc finger protein 605 isoform X5, which produces MCMPTPNNVSGFGGYSWGFTSSADLTKGEVETPSSLSYTLGNTVSPETTLTVMSHKTPQVQEKVGAVTVAVSNAGAQLTRVVTTGTPVSGRRAMFVVNDAAAHTLNRVSQQNQTTTIHSPIQLTAEECNEILMKRALQAQGIATPVIDASQLNHTLLNGGLKSLAEATAQQTQAETIQTTTVHQHHLLHTKQEPGTANNSPKTVYSQTELMNTNSVMTTAPPAAVKERPYGCDECGKSFLLKHHLTTHARVHTGERPHVCAHCGKAFARKHCLNTHLLLHSAQRPYRCHECKMAFTLKHHLVTHSRVHSRERPFVCNECGRGFPLKRHLVTHSKYHAGERPYVCSDCGESFAQKEHLVMHSRFHGSLSPYVCGDCGLTFARKFQLVNHGRVHGRVPHACPVCGKEFLQKRTLVTHMKIHTGEGAVACLECGEAFKCKSELQQHCKITRHCLTTSQSQQQQQQQQQQQQQQQQQQQQAQQQAQQQAQQQAQQQAQQQAQQQQQQQQQQQQQQQATVIKQDDFKPQIVQVIGADGQIVSEKSPGYACPECGSCFNTKEALSLHVRLHAGDRTCVTDLCALTAALQPGLVAAHQQHSFIVPDQPIQIISSNPNNVVHTQVIAAQNHQITAPRPKIHFCGDCGKGFAAKHGLLAHQRRHPDGSCTLRTHVCDQCGKAFFQKNHLMLHQRQHMDLPPRNSQPVNTSQQAAQQAAQQAAQQAQQVQQQVQQQVQQQQQHQQQVQHQNSLEMDQQDHQQATHIQVVTNRSGQVIGNQIVVGGLGTRRLVTPLQLLGRDVKPLAHLTHKHNQRQHTTSGDAKEVGGLVLSAGRTGLIKYEISLPPPTSVVQVQQLD; this is translated from the exons atgTGTATGCCAACTCCTAATAATGTTTCGGGCTTCGGAGGCTACTCGTGGGGATTCACGAGTTCGGCAGATCTCACGAAGGGCGAAGTGGAAACACCGAGTAGCTTGAGTTATACATTGGGGAATACG GTGTCCCCAGAAACAACCCTGACGGTTATGTCCCACAAGACACCGCAAGTCCAAGAAAAAGTAGGTGCGGTTACAGTAGCAGTTTCAAATGCAGGGGCTCAACTAACAAGGGTTGTGACTACGGGCACACCGGTGTCAGGAAGACGAGCTATGTTTGTAGTGAACGATGCTGCGGCACATACGTTGAATAGAGTCTCACAGCAAAACCAGACTACTACTATTCATA GTCCAATCCAGTTGACTGCTGAAGAATGCAACGAAATTTTGATGAAGAGGGCGTTACAAGCTCAGGGGATTGCCACGCCAGTCATTGATGCGTCGCAACTGAACCATACGTTGTTAAACGGAGGGTTGAAGAGCCTGGCTGAAGCGACGGCACAGCAAACCCAGGCGGAGACCATTCAAACCACGACGGTTCATCAGCATCACTTGTTGCATACGAAACAGGAGCCGGGGACGGCGAATAATTCGCCTAAA ACGGTGTATTCGCAGACGGAGCTCATGAACACCAACTCGGTGATGACCACAGCGCCCCCTGCCGCGGTGAAGGAGCGACCTTACGGCTGCGACGAGTGCGGCAAATCCTTCCTACTGAAGCACCATCTTACTACCCACGCTAGAGTACATACAG GTGAAAGGCCCCATGTCTGCGCTCATTGCGGCAAGGCGTTTGCGAGGAAACACTGCCTGAATACGCATTTGCTGTTGCACTCGGCCCAGAGGCCGTATAGGTGTCACGAGTGTAAGATGGCGTTTACCTTGAAACATCATCTTGTTACGCATTCTAGG GTGCACAGTCGGGAACGTCCGTTCGTATGCAACGAGTGCGGGCGCGGGTTCCCGCTGAAGCGGCACCTCGTGACGCACAGCAAGTACCACGCCGGCGAGCGGCCCTACGTCTGCAGCGACTGCGGGGAGAGTTTTGCGCAGAag GAGCACCTAGTAATGCACAGCCGCTTCCACGGCTCGCTGTCCCCGTACGTGTGCGGCGACTGCGGGCTGACGTTCGCGCGCAAGTTCCAGCTCGTCAACCACGGCCGCGTGCACGGCCGCGTGCCCCACGCCTGCCCCGTCTGCGGCAAGGAGTTCCTGCAGAAGCGGACGCTCGTCACGCACATGAA AATTCACACCGGAGAAGGAGCAGTAGCATGCTTAGAATGCGGCGAGGCCTTCAAATGCAAATCAGAGTTACAACAACACTGCAAAATAACGCGGCACTGTCTCACCACAAGCCAATCGCAACAGCAAcagcagcaacaacagcaacagcaacaacaacagcagcaaCAGCAACAACAAGCGCAGCAACAAGCCCAACAACAGGCGCAGCAACAAGCGCAACAACAAGCGCAGCAACAGGcccaacaacaacaacaacagcagcagcaacagcaacaacagcaacaaGCAACTGTGATAAAACAAGATGACTTTAAACCGCAAATTGTACAG gtaataGGCGCAGACGGACAAATAGTTTCAGAGAAGTCGCCCGGCTACGCGTGTCCTGAGTGTGGATCTTGTTTTAACACTAAG GAGGCGTTATCCCTGCACGTCCGTCTACACGCGGGTGACCGCACGTGCGTCACGGACTTATGTGCTTTGACAGCCGCCTTACAACCAGGCCTTGTTGCCGCACATCAACAGCATA GTTTCATAGTTCCAGACCAGCCTATACAGATAATTTCTTCGAACCCCAACAATGTAGTGCATACTCAAGTTATAGCTGCG CAGAATCATCAAATAACGGCTCCCAGACCGAAGATCCACTTTTGTGGAGACTGCGGGAAGGGATTCGCGGCTAAACATGGACTATTAGCGCATCAAAGGAG ACATCCAGACGGCAGCTGCACACTACGTACCCACGTGTGCGATCAGTGCGGGAAGGCGTTCTTCCAGAAGAACCACCTCATGCTGCACCAGCGACAGCACATGGACCTGCCGCCTAGAAAT AGTCAACCAGTAAACACATCGCAACAAGCGGCGCAACAAGCCGCCCAACAGGCCGCGCAACAAGCGCAACAAGTACAGCAACAAGTGCAACAACAGGTgcaacaacagcaacagcaCCAACAACAGGTGCAACACCAGAACAGTCTCGAAATGGACCAGCAGGACCATCAGCAGGCCACGCATATACAAGTT GTAACAAACAGATCAGGTCAGGTGATCGGCAACCAGATAGTGGTGGGTGGGCTGGGCACGCGGCGGCTGGTGACGCCGCTGCAGCTGCTCGGCCGCGACGTCAAGCCGCTCGCGCATCTCACGCACAAGCACAACCAGAGGCAGCATACCACCAG TGGTGACGCGAAAGAAGTAGGAGGCCTCGTGCTCTCAGCGGGTCGGACAGGCCTCATCAAGTACGAGATCTCCCTCCCGCCCCCCACGTCCGTAGTGCAAGTGCAACAATTGGATTGA
- the LOC110372206 gene encoding zinc finger protein 665 isoform X2, translating to MCMPTPNNVSGFGGYSWGFTSSADLTKGEVETPSSLSYTLGNTVSPETTLTVMSHKTPQVQEKVGAVTVAVSNAGAQLTRVVTTGTPVSGRRAMFVVNDAAAHTLNRVSQQNQTTTIHTNLAAKPFMTPIGPIQLTAEECNEILMKRALQAQGIATPVIDASQLNHTLLNGGLKSLAEATAQQTQAETIQTTTVHQHHLLHTKQEPGTANNSPKTVYSQTELMNTNSVMTTAPPAAVKERPYGCDECGKSFLLKHHLTTHARVHTGSRPYACPHCAKTFAHKHCLNTHLLLHTSNRPYRCPECKKSFTLKHHLLSHSRVHSRERPFVCNECGRGFPLKRHLVTHSKYHAGERPYVCSDCGESFAQKEHLVMHSRFHGSLSPYVCGDCGLTFARKFQLVNHGRVHGRVPHACPVCGKEFLQKRTLVTHMKIHTGEGAVACLECGEAFKCKSELQQHCKITRHCLTTSQSQQQQQQQQQQQQQQQQQQQQAQQQAQQQAQQQAQQQAQQQAQQQQQQQQQQQQQQQATVIKQDDFKPQIVQVIGADGQIVSEKSPGYACPECGSCFNTKEALSLHVRLHAGDRTCVTDLCALTAALQPGLVAAHQQHSFIVPDQPIQIISSNPNNVVHTQVIAAQNHQITAPRPKIHFCGDCGKGFAAKHGLLAHQRRHPDGSCTLRTHVCDQCGKAFFQKNHLMLHQRQHMDLPPRNSQPVNTSQQAAQQAAQQAAQQAQQVQQQVQQQVQQQQQHQQQVQHQNSLEMDQQDHQQATHIQVVTNRSGQVIGNQIVVGGLGTRRLVTPLQLLGRDVKPLAHLTHKHNQRQHTTSGDAKEVGGLVLSAGRTGLIKYEISLPPPTSVVQVQQLD from the exons atgTGTATGCCAACTCCTAATAATGTTTCGGGCTTCGGAGGCTACTCGTGGGGATTCACGAGTTCGGCAGATCTCACGAAGGGCGAAGTGGAAACACCGAGTAGCTTGAGTTATACATTGGGGAATACG GTGTCCCCAGAAACAACCCTGACGGTTATGTCCCACAAGACACCGCAAGTCCAAGAAAAAGTAGGTGCGGTTACAGTAGCAGTTTCAAATGCAGGGGCTCAACTAACAAGGGTTGTGACTACGGGCACACCGGTGTCAGGAAGACGAGCTATGTTTGTAGTGAACGATGCTGCGGCACATACGTTGAATAGAGTCTCACAGCAAAACCAGACTACTACTATTCATA CGAACTTAGCAGCTAAGCCGTTTATGACACCAATAGGTCCAATCCAGTTGACTGCTGAAGAATGCAACGAAATTTTGATGAAGAGGGCGTTACAAGCTCAGGGGATTGCCACGCCAGTCATTGATGCGTCGCAACTGAACCATACGTTGTTAAACGGAGGGTTGAAGAGCCTGGCTGAAGCGACGGCACAGCAAACCCAGGCGGAGACCATTCAAACCACGACGGTTCATCAGCATCACTTGTTGCATACGAAACAGGAGCCGGGGACGGCGAATAATTCGCCTAAA ACGGTGTATTCGCAGACGGAGCTCATGAACACCAACTCGGTGATGACCACAGCGCCCCCTGCCGCGGTGAAGGAGCGACCTTACGGCTGCGACGAGTGCGGCAAATCCTTCCTACTGAAGCACCATCTTACTACCCACGCTAGAGTACATACAG GCTCGCGGCCCTACGCCTGCCCCCACTGCGCCAAGACATTCGCGCACAAGCATTGCCTCAACACCCATCTCTTACTGCACACTTCTAACCGCCCGTACCGCTGCCCCGAATGCAAGAAATCCTTCACGCTCAAACACCACCTACTCTCACATTCACGG GTGCACAGTCGGGAACGTCCGTTCGTATGCAACGAGTGCGGGCGCGGGTTCCCGCTGAAGCGGCACCTCGTGACGCACAGCAAGTACCACGCCGGCGAGCGGCCCTACGTCTGCAGCGACTGCGGGGAGAGTTTTGCGCAGAag GAGCACCTAGTAATGCACAGCCGCTTCCACGGCTCGCTGTCCCCGTACGTGTGCGGCGACTGCGGGCTGACGTTCGCGCGCAAGTTCCAGCTCGTCAACCACGGCCGCGTGCACGGCCGCGTGCCCCACGCCTGCCCCGTCTGCGGCAAGGAGTTCCTGCAGAAGCGGACGCTCGTCACGCACATGAA AATTCACACCGGAGAAGGAGCAGTAGCATGCTTAGAATGCGGCGAGGCCTTCAAATGCAAATCAGAGTTACAACAACACTGCAAAATAACGCGGCACTGTCTCACCACAAGCCAATCGCAACAGCAAcagcagcaacaacagcaacagcaacaacaacagcagcaaCAGCAACAACAAGCGCAGCAACAAGCCCAACAACAGGCGCAGCAACAAGCGCAACAACAAGCGCAGCAACAGGcccaacaacaacaacaacagcagcagcaacagcaacaacagcaacaaGCAACTGTGATAAAACAAGATGACTTTAAACCGCAAATTGTACAG gtaataGGCGCAGACGGACAAATAGTTTCAGAGAAGTCGCCCGGCTACGCGTGTCCTGAGTGTGGATCTTGTTTTAACACTAAG GAGGCGTTATCCCTGCACGTCCGTCTACACGCGGGTGACCGCACGTGCGTCACGGACTTATGTGCTTTGACAGCCGCCTTACAACCAGGCCTTGTTGCCGCACATCAACAGCATA GTTTCATAGTTCCAGACCAGCCTATACAGATAATTTCTTCGAACCCCAACAATGTAGTGCATACTCAAGTTATAGCTGCG CAGAATCATCAAATAACGGCTCCCAGACCGAAGATCCACTTTTGTGGAGACTGCGGGAAGGGATTCGCGGCTAAACATGGACTATTAGCGCATCAAAGGAG ACATCCAGACGGCAGCTGCACACTACGTACCCACGTGTGCGATCAGTGCGGGAAGGCGTTCTTCCAGAAGAACCACCTCATGCTGCACCAGCGACAGCACATGGACCTGCCGCCTAGAAAT AGTCAACCAGTAAACACATCGCAACAAGCGGCGCAACAAGCCGCCCAACAGGCCGCGCAACAAGCGCAACAAGTACAGCAACAAGTGCAACAACAGGTgcaacaacagcaacagcaCCAACAACAGGTGCAACACCAGAACAGTCTCGAAATGGACCAGCAGGACCATCAGCAGGCCACGCATATACAAGTT GTAACAAACAGATCAGGTCAGGTGATCGGCAACCAGATAGTGGTGGGTGGGCTGGGCACGCGGCGGCTGGTGACGCCGCTGCAGCTGCTCGGCCGCGACGTCAAGCCGCTCGCGCATCTCACGCACAAGCACAACCAGAGGCAGCATACCACCAG TGGTGACGCGAAAGAAGTAGGAGGCCTCGTGCTCTCAGCGGGTCGGACAGGCCTCATCAAGTACGAGATCTCCCTCCCGCCCCCCACGTCCGTAGTGCAAGTGCAACAATTGGATTGA